In Lactuca sativa cultivar Salinas chromosome 5, Lsat_Salinas_v11, whole genome shotgun sequence, the DNA window CCCATGTTGTCATCTTCCTTTGAGCTACGAATCACATTGGTggttttcaagatcttcaagatttGATTCTTTTTACCTTCGGATAGTTTTAGTTTGGCTTTTGTGTCATCATGTTCCTTTTGGGTTTTGGCAAGTGATTCTGCTAACTTGTTCTTTTCTGCAACGAGTTTTTCAGTTTCTGTTGTCATCTTTGAAAGTTTCTTGCGTGTTTCTTCAACACCCTTTTCCATTTTGGAAATCTTTTCATTTGAATTCTTCAATTTGAGTTTTTCTTCATCAAGTTTGGCTCGAGTATTTTTCGATTCGGTTGTGGCTCGATCGAATGCAGATTTCTGGTTGTTGATTTCAGACTCTAGTTGCTTGATTTTATCGATTTGAATCTTGTTGGAGTTCTCAAGTGTTGCGATTGTGCTCTTGAATTTGTTAGACTGTTCTTCGATCTTTGCTTTCTCTTCTAACATTTGGTTGATTGTAAGTTTCTGGTGTTCTATCATCTTCAAAGCCTCCTGCAAATTTTTGGAGACCAAACACTTTTCTTGAGTCAGTTTTTGAATACTTGCCTCCAATTCTTGTTTTTCTTGCACCAGGATATTGATCTCTATACTCATTTTGGCTTCCTTTTCAGAATCCATGGCGTGTCTGTTCTCCAAATCAGCAACTTTCATAAGCAATTGTTCTTCCCCCTTTTTAAGCTTATAGACCAATTCATTCAGCCTATGAACAGAAACATGTAACTCGTTTTTCTTTCTCTCTTGAACATCTCTATCGTCATCAATCTCCATCTTCTCTTTCATCATCTTCTCAATATCTCTCTTCAAAACATCAACTACACGATTTGATTCAACCAAGTTCATTTCAACCAGATCTTTTTCTTTCAGGATTGAATCCACCTTTCTTTCAAGTGATTTCTTCTCCTCGATTAAACCAAGGTAAGCAGCCTTAACTTTTTGGGAATTTTCAGTAATCTCCGCCTCCCTCTTCTCTGCTTCAGTTAGTTTGGATCTCAACCCTTTCTCGTATTGAATCCGATCATGGAGCTGTGCTCTGATTCCATCTCTTTCCTCACAAATCTTTGACAAAGCGACATTCTCTTCACCGATCTGAGTCACAAGTGTATTCAATCTGGCGTTCAGAGAACCAATTTCTGATTCCTTCGATTTCTTCGTTTTCTCAATGGCGTTTTTCTCCTCCAAAAGCCGACTCATTTCTCTCTCCAAACCTCCGATTTTCTCCTCCATTGCAGCCTTCTCCCTACGACTAACCTCCGTCATTTCATCCAACTGCAAAGCAACAACCTTAGAAACCGATTCCTTCTCGATCTCTAACGTCACTGCTCGTTCAGTTAACCCGCTCAACTCAGATTGCAACGAAACCTTGTCGGATTTACACCGATTCAGTTCAGATTCCAGAGAGCAGTTAATCTGTGTCAGCGAATCCACCTGATGACGGCGCTCGACAGTCTCTTTGAGCAACATAGCATTTAGCGATTTCAAGCTGTCGAGTTTCTCAGAAGCAGCGTCTTCAATAGTTTGGCGAGGGATTTCATGTTCGGTTGTGGGCGAATTGTTTTCTTCGGATTgttgttttgttttctttttcgccatggattagggtttggtaCTGAGATCGAAAATGAGAGGCTCTAGGGTTTTCAGAAGTTAGTAATGGGGGGCAAGAAGAAGAGAGGgttttagggtttggttttgAATTCAAATTCTTGGTAGGGACTACGTATTACACGCCGTAAGTTGAGTGTCCATGTGACCAGTGGACTAGTGGAGTAGTTGGTAAGAATTAAATGGTtcctcaaataaataaataaaaaataaagtaaaaataaatACATCACCAAATGGTGTAATATCATTTGGCTAGAGGCTTAGAGCTACCCAAAAATTGGATTACTCTCATCAAATAAAAAACCTAACTTCTGTGAGAAATTTAAATGGTTAAACATTAATTGTTTTAAGAGGTAGATATTATTAAAAACAAAAGTAAGGCAACTAGTAATAAGGTGCCGGTAACAATTACAAAATATTAATACAATTATTAAAAACATTAAGAGGAAAATAACACCAAATATTCTAATTGAGACTGTTAGGATTGACACATGCTTGAATCAATTGAAAGAAATAAATTGAATTTCATCTGATATTTCGTTTTTATCAAACATATATGATGTATAATTTTTGGGATTCATGTCAAATAGTTAggatattattttatataaacaaaTTGATAACAAAACTGTATTAAAATTCAGATAACCGTGTGTAGGTAATTCGGATATTAGATCTGTGGGTGTTCCCAAAACAAATGCTATAAATTATAAGCAAGGTTGCAAAAAATGTTCGACTTTAGcaagtcggtggactggggtcaaaggattaatcggctaggcggagattaattgggtaccattaattgctaatttattgaattaaaaaaaaaacaaatatgactaatatcatatcaaagttcgtaaataccactaatatgataataaaataggttaatatgattaatacaacactaattatgtctcaaataatttccattgagataaaacttttttaaaatgttaaaatttcatcgttttataatgtttcactcattacGTATGCaaggattaatcgctaggcgccctctaatcggtcgagtagcgcctaaggattaatcggagattaatcgggattTTACAACAGTGATTATAAATAAGAAATGTACATATTAGATATTACCACCTAAATTTTGTTATTAGGTTATTAAAAATAACCAACACAACCGATCACAATACAATTTAGGATTTTGAAAGACTATCCAATCAACCACCACATTTGTTACAATTTGGGATCTATTTAAAAACACTAATCCATTAAAGCAGTAGACAAACAGtaacattaaaaatacattgaaaaAATTGAATCTACAAAGCATTTATTACTTTTTGTTTGTCAAAAATTAATATACAGATACCCTTTTGAAGTTATACgaatattgttttgagttttCGTTAATTTTACAGGAAATAATATCTATGCTTGAAGGGAAAAATGAAAAATAGACACAACATGTTTCCCACCAATCACTTTTTGAAACGCATATATAAACCCCAATAATAACAAAATCATAGTTTCAAAATAACAATCTTGTCAATTGTGGTTCATATATGACAAGCAGTGACATTTGAGATAGTGACATTCGAGATAGTGACAGGTAGTAACATTTGATAGAATGAACTAGGAAGAAAGAATGATAAAATGAACTTAATTTAATTACTTCTAACTTCATGGTAGTGAATGGTGATGACGAAGACGAATGAAATGAAGGAACACAAGTGACATTATGGAAAtcacaaagaaaaagaagaagaaggtaaGTGCAAATGTAACATCTGATTCCTTATTTGAGTTTTTGGCAGGTGCGCGACGTGAACTGGGGTTTGCTGCAACGCTATAGTTAAATAAAATCACATCGTGAGTCTTGTGACAAATGGTGCGACATTGTTGGATGGAGAAACCATAATTCTTGGCATttgggccctatttaaaggctttAATCCCCATGGTTTCCTCTTTTGAGCAACCTTCACTCTAAGAAACATCTCTCTTTGCAAACTCTAGCCTCCCtttgtgttcttgagtttatTTTATCCTTTTGGTGAAGCTTGAATGTGTTCTTTGGTTCAAGCAGTTGTTGTTTAAATCAGATCCAATAAGCATCAACATTTTTCCTTGCTTTTGACCTCTGTAAGTATTCAAGATCCATGATTTTTTGCTTTTGAATGATATATCTAGGTTATTTAGCTTGGTTGTCCTTTCTTGTTGTTTGGGTGGAATTTGGAAAACTCCAAACCTAAAGGTTGAATATTAGGGTCTTTTGGACCATTTGTGACACTTAGATATGATTTTGATCTTTCTTTTGGTGTCATGCAAAGTCATGGGTTCATTTTGGTCCGATTTGACATAGGTTAGGAGATCTTGGTACCTAAGGCATACAAATGGATAAACTTTAGAACTTTATCCATTACAACCATATTTTGATGGGACCTGAAAGGCTAGAGTTCAAATATTGGAGGGTTAAGACCTTAGTTAAAAGTTGGCTATTAAGTCGGGATTCACGGTGCGACAGACTTAGAGTCTCTGTGCGATTTCAAGAGTTACGCGACTATTTTGTCGCCTAATGTGACCGGTGTGTAACGATCTGAATTTCTATCTATCATTGATGTTAGTGTTTCATTAATTTTTATTCTTAAACTAACATTTTCATttgtttaaaagttatatttgaaGGGCCAAAGTGTAATAAAATGAACCTTTATCATGTATATGGGTATAGGAGTCATTTTGTGATACATCGATGGCCACTTATGGAAGTTGTAGGGTATTTAAGTGAGGCTAACCCTAGGATCCGAGTTTGTAACCCTATTTTTCAGCCAACATTACCTATTTGGAGTGTGTTCTTGTGAGGTTTCATTTCCTATTAAACAAATGTGATTCAAGTGAAGAGTTGCACTTTTTAAGGATTTTTGTGGTGTAGTGATTGACATTTTCTCTCCATCTTGTTCCCATGTATTATTTGAATTTATAGGAGGTAAGAACATATTCCTCAACTCATTTTTCCTTTTTGTTTCAATATGATTTGTAATTGTTGAGTTTATGCACAAATACGGTGATTTTTGGCAAAAGTTTGAAATTTGGACAAAATTGTAGACCTATATTGTGAGGGCTATAAAGGCCATTCTGTACCGAATTAGAGAAAATAACCGCAAGAAAAAGTTGCGGGAAATCGAGTCTAGTTTCCAGAAAATCTAATAACACCCTGTTTGGAGTTGTAGATTACGTTTTACGCTCAAAACACTGAATAAGGGTTTGGCTGGGAAAATCCTAAAACTCCGCAAAGTAACATGAATTGTAGTCAAGGTTGTATTATTAATATTCACTTGATATTGGTTGTTATGTGTGATTGTAGGGAAGTTTTAGACAACTTTAAATAAGTGTGACACTTGAAGTGAACGGAGCCATTCATCAAGGTTAAGGTGAGTCAATCATTGTGGAAATCTAAGTACTTAGTTAGGAAATTCCATATTTTAGAGTGACTGGAATGAACTTAGAATGTTGTTGGATGCATTTCCCCTATTTAAGGttgatttgtatgctatgtatgtggtATTTATCTATGATCTGAAGTTTAGAATGTATTGCATGCTAAACTTCATTATATGATATTTGAAGTGAAGGGTGTGTTATGTTCATGTTAGAAAGAGGGCTTGAGTTGATTGTGAATGATGAATGCATGTTATGATTTCTGAAAATTATTTTTCTATGATGATTAGGACAAAACATGATAGTGACATGATATGCTATAATGATGATATATGCATGATATTGTATGTTGATGTAAAATGGTTAATTTGTAAGAACTATTTTGCATGTCTACATAATGAGTAAATTGAGAAGTAATATGCTCTTAAATGATGATAATAATTATGCATGATTACTTAAGGAGGTTTAACGTGTAATTTCCTTGTATgatgaattaataacttaatagTGAAAAGGGGGGATACTAGGGATGCAAGTTTGACCCGCAGATTCGGGTATCCGTGGGGACCCGACCCTAACGGGGCGGGTATTCCCCGACTTAACGGGTAATGGGGCGGGGATGGGGCTTTATTTTCAAACCCGAAGCGGGTACGGGTATTACATTATCCATCCGTTTAATacccggatatatatatatatatatatatatatatatatatatatatatatatatatatatatatatatatatatatatatatatatatatggaaacacAATCCTGTGAGATTCCTTTTTATAAAGATGTCTCATTTTGTTGTTTTCTCGTATATAGCCGATGTGGGATGTCTTTAACCCCTCTGTCTTTATAAGTTTATACATCATACATCATTTTTACTTCTTTTTGTTCTAACTAACGTTAAACCAATTTAAGTTACGTTATTGAACTGCTAATAATAGGTATACTATCGATGCAAGTTTTGAGAGATATTCACATGttatattataaattattaaGAAAGATATTGGAGGAAAAGTGTCCATCAACACTAAAATGACAAAAGCCAAAACCTTGGTGACACATGCCAATAACCCTTGTCAACCTCATCCCCATTCCATGCTAACAcattttttatatagtttaatatTCCTTTATAGTGTAATTCATAGACTGCAATTAATGATACTAATTTACTCGTAATAGTCAAGAGTAACATTTCAATTCTTGAATAGATTAATTTATGTAcgcttaatttttttataaatctttTGTTTTCTAAATAAATATTGTAGGCTAAAAAGGCTAATCCCACATTGTCCCAGTAGATACGTGATTTGAAGGGAAACAAATATATAAGGGGGAAGATGACTTGTGTAATTATCGTTGTATTTGACTTCCCATGTCGTTTTGGTGATATAAACAAATGAGGGGGAACTCATTATAAATTAAAAGCACCTTAAGttaattttatattttgaagGTGCTTGTTAAGAGTGTTTCTTAGTTTATATAAAACAAACTCAATAAATGGGATTTTAGTGCCGAGTATCTAAGGTTTCTTTCATTTTGTGAGCTAATCTTAAGCTGAGCAGTGGCTTTTTATGCTTTCTTAAGGAAAAATCTAAAGCGAAAGCCAATTAAATAAGCATTGAGCCATAAAAACGGGTGCCCGATGGGTTCCCCATACCCGACGGTGATTTTTTCACCCGAACCCATCGGGGATTATGCGGGTCGGGGATGGGGATGGTTGTGGGTATCAGAGTTCGGGTTCGGGGATGGGGATTGTAGTCCCCGCCAATATCCGCCCCCATTTGCATCCCTAGGGGATACACTTAGTAAGGCTAAGGGTAGCAACCTAGACTTAGGTGTGTATCCTATCTGGATTATGTGATGGGCTAGTAGGATGGTGTGACATCCCCGTTTTCACGGCCAacaaagactgatttgtttatgcttatttaaaaatcagattatcctttttggaaaatagaattgcgaaatttgttcccagggAACATGATACatatgttatcaaaacattttcgaagaaatgtattttatttatattaaaacatttgggatgttatcgttaatacataaacataagtataaataaatcttacattaatttaccctaATTATCTACATCTCATTGAATCCATCTGCATATTTTATATTTCATATAGCCACCTGTGATACATTAATATACCCACCTGCGAtacaataaactaagtgggtcgggttgagaaacctggtgagtacatagggttttcaacccacaataatatagttaatttgtttctttaCATATTCATGTTAAACagttaacccgattacccatccccatccccattatctttatttattgtttcctaaagatttatcctaagggtcatctccttacatcatatttccttatatgtttgttcctaaggacttttcgtaaggatcatcgcctacatcacaTATACAATACTGATTTGAGGATTACTCCCCTACTACATGtccagtaagggttagagtatcatcgtatgaatacgtagttactGCATCGTCTGAACTCATGATTcatcacctataggttatgagcaTGCCGGTGTTTCCACATGACTTGTTTAGATTAGTCAGTGGTCGTCACCTATACtatggtagatgactacatcgcaacATCGCGTGTCAAGGTTATGACATCACCTAATCATCTATTATCTCGCATCACCTATTCATCATCGCATATCTATCagcacctttctatcatcacctatctctcatcacttGTCGCTACCCAATACATATTTGTAAGTATATAATACTTATATGATTAAATTAGTTAAACATCATCATATAATATCTTACTAACACATAATATTCATGACATAGGTAATAAGAACATAAACATGTAATTATCCctatactttatatctatgtgtaagatgaaagtaactatgcattcacTTGTTTAAGTGATGATTCGTAATTCGGACAGTGCTTCGCTTCTAGCAATTGTCTTTTCTGTTGACGTAACCTAGTGTCATTATCACTAAATTtttgtctaatatttattgcgactaattattagcctaggttcatcattaactcaaagtctacttcaagatctatcaagtaaggaacaaccaggtaggatcatatcggaggcagggtctgtttggtatataaagtacactgtttggaaatcccattttaaacacctcactaaatcacaacttagacatcatccccataagtagatcaatcagtataacgacttggaatcactaataaatcttgtttataggttcataataacaataatgaacttaaacataagttatatgtaaagtagggtaagcataactcacttacaagggagTTTAGCGAGGAACCGGGCTCTGCACGGGCAGAACTTCTAAGCCGAAATCTCTTCTTTTCGGGGCCTTATGGAGCTCCAGGACTCACttctaacacctaggaggtgTTAGGGGAAAAAATAGAGGGTTTTGGGGGTGTTTGAGAGAGAAATGGATGAGAAGATGTAAGAAAAAGAGTGAAAaacacttcctatttataggctgccaACACCTTCGTATATTGGGCATACATAGagctatgctgggcgtactcattcCACATGTCACAGTCTCGTGCAAAGTCGTGGGGAAGAAGTTGTGGCCCGGATCTTGCCACGTGTCACTCATTGGTTAATCCCAAAAATTTATTATCTTCTAAAATTCgcaacttttgcatacgagctccactCATTGGGGGTAGCatcatgatctacaacttttgtttagactccatcggctaattttgactttattttaaaagttatattttaacatgcttagacagttaaagtccgttaaaaattcataactttgtcatctgatgtccgttttcggtTGCCTTTATAttgttgaactcctattaacgagaccttcaatccccgtaaattctatgtttgttaatacttaatgtgagttattataaccttGCTATGACCTAGGTCgcctgaaacgacgttcttcaggcgtcgaaaatgttatgacatttgtcaccccagacctgccggtctagctgttgcatgcaactaaggtgtgggtttgtcagacccaatatagatctatatacaactatcacgctcttcgatccttgtcacacccccgaaccagacgacagaaacgtccgggggctgttatGACTCAAttaaataccatcacaatgaatatacatgaaacataacatcatacaacaccaagcattggaatattacaactaatAGTGTTTACATTCATTACATTGTTCCCTAAtgttacatgcccaaaagtaaattattcgatattaattaaacaacggcaaaacgtcatagagtacaattcttccttcaatttatctgttacctgagaatacaagtattttgaaaaacgtcaacatatgaaatgttggtgagttcataagtaatgtttgaaatccaatgttttgtattgttttgaaaaccaccagaaaatccgatattttctgaaaattgtatagtataaaaggtgtgaagatccgaaagtatgcttgtttgtttctataaatgtaagagtacgatttgtaaaactcggtatgtaattcgtaggtgtattaattgaaaaccctaggaaaacccgacgttttcctaatactttgcattaaataatttatgttttgttttttcgttacgacaggtgtattcgttgagctccggagacgttggattaattgcggattgtgaattgttgtaaacgcacattaatgaaaacgaccagttgacaaccgtacaaacgatcccttaggcgtcgtttgcactattcacttaacccagctacccggactcatgtagcctCACAACCGAGGGGAAAAAGAAGAGGGTGCGAAACCCCGgtatttccctacgtcgttcaaggctatcgtgaatgcgaaggaccCTTAgtccgactcgcatttggtgaattctcgactttactagcagcaccagaaggcccttggggtccaacagcacaaagcctgtaaaagtccttttacacgaaattaggtcatataagacccaactacatgtaagcgagtttccttcgggcctaaagatcatgccattgggctagctaggtccaacaaacatgatttgaaacttttgggcccaaagacggtgtatcgacgtctggtgtattctcgCGTGTGTATTGAGTTCCCGAGATTTCCATGTGTGTATTGAAATATCATCGTGTTAGTGGTTTcggattgttattgattcgagaccgaatcaattcgtttgataacgattttggtgttgaaggtgaaTTGTGTTTCGTCGATAGCCGAGGTATTAGTGTTTCATCGTGTCGGGTTCATTGTTTAAGACATTAGTCTTTTACATTTTTCAGCCCCTTCCTTTTGgatgaatttacacttttggaccctttatatataatactttttATTTTAGTCCTTaggccatttttcttgacactttagtatcaaacttgtagaaaaagtatttttcagctcaaagctttttggaaaacagttttagtccctcaaaatgaaactttttcggCTGGAACCCTCTTTTtcgcaaattttacacttttggcccaaaatagagaatttttgcatttttggtcccttttaaatatgaaaagcatttttaacatttgaaatggacttggaacactagtagtcccctgttttacggaaaaatacattttcagcccctcaactttgaaaatcttgcatattgggccttattgggccgaaaagttcacttttagcccattaagtttaaaaatttacattttaatcaTTCTAAAGTGTCAATTTCTGGAAAATTCCTTTATGAAACTTTTTTGACACATATTAACccccagaatttgtattttgacattttggtccctttaatttcatatttttacattttgagtccaaaaatgtgatttttttagcccaaggagttcatctaacccaacttggttatttttctagtaatTACTTATGTGTAAGGATATGTTTAGCACTTGTTTCATACTCATATTGCAAATCTTGATTTTAAGGTCCTtgtgactagtttcaacaccattaacacataataatatgaaaataaacatagaaatcatacaaagcatactcataatcatagatctacacatttgcttgtattctcccccacaaaacttataaaaaccgaaaataagggggtatgaagctcaccttgagttgtggtttc includes these proteins:
- the LOC111916138 gene encoding uncharacterized protein LOC111916138; the protein is MAKKKTKQQSEENNSPTTEHEIPRQTIEDAASEKLDSLKSLNAMLLKETVERRHQVDSLTQINCSLESELNRCKSDKVSLQSELSGLTERAVTLEIEKESVSKVVALQLDEMTEVSRREKAAMEEKIGGLEREMSRLLEEKNAIEKTKKSKESEIGSLNARLNTLVTQIGEENVALSKICEERDGIRAQLHDRIQYEKGLRSKLTEAEKREAEITENSQKVKAAYLGLIEEKKSLERKVDSILKEKDLVEMNLVESNRVVDVLKRDIEKMMKEKMEIDDDRDVQERKKNELHVSVHRLNELVYKLKKGEEQLLMKVADLENRHAMDSEKEAKMSIEINILVQEKQELEASIQKLTQEKCLVSKNLQEALKMIEHQKLTINQMLEEKAKIEEQSNKFKSTIATLENSNKIQIDKIKQLESEINNQKSAFDRATTESKNTRAKLDEEKLKLKNSNEKISKMEKGVEETRKKLSKMTTETEKLVAEKNKLAESLAKTQKEHDDTKAKLKLSEGKKNQILKILKTTNVIRSSKEDDNMGIDQEIKNHVTETEAMKKAFKDKETNVEELKKQLELVNKGKSFWTMVSSATTVLAAISLAYVARSC